Proteins encoded together in one Streptomyces sp. NA04227 window:
- a CDS encoding NAD(P)-dependent oxidoreductase, translated as MRVLLIGATGYLGRFVAERLLADPAVQLTALGRRDDADVRFDLAGGSPGALSRFLDAVHPGVVINCAGATRGGARDLTRHNTVAVATVCEALRRSGCGARLVQLGCGAEYGPSQPGSSTAEDAVPRPGGPYGVSKLAATELVLGSGLDAVVLRVFSPAGPGTPAGSPLGRLAEAMRRAMQSGDGELKLGGLGAQRDFVDVRDVARAVHAASLSAAQGVVNIGSGRAVRLRDAAATLARVAGYGGTLHELDGPAHPVRGPIGHPRGEQEQPGPVHPYPDGCGSWQQADVRTARDRLGWRPRILLEESLADIWMEAACRI; from the coding sequence ATGAGAGTTCTGCTGATCGGTGCCACGGGGTACCTGGGCCGGTTCGTCGCCGAGCGGCTGCTCGCGGACCCGGCGGTGCAGCTCACCGCGCTCGGCCGCCGCGACGACGCGGATGTCCGCTTCGACCTCGCGGGCGGCAGCCCCGGCGCGCTGAGCCGCTTTCTGGACGCGGTGCACCCGGGCGTCGTCATCAACTGCGCGGGCGCCACCCGGGGCGGCGCCCGGGACCTGACCCGGCACAACACGGTCGCCGTCGCCACCGTCTGCGAGGCGCTGCGCCGCAGCGGCTGCGGGGCGCGCCTGGTCCAGCTCGGCTGCGGCGCGGAGTACGGGCCGAGCCAGCCAGGTTCCTCCACCGCCGAGGACGCGGTGCCAAGGCCCGGCGGCCCGTACGGGGTGAGCAAGCTCGCCGCCACCGAGCTGGTGCTCGGCTCCGGTCTCGACGCGGTGGTGCTGAGGGTCTTCTCGCCCGCCGGTCCCGGCACCCCGGCGGGCTCCCCGCTCGGCCGGCTCGCGGAGGCGATGCGGCGGGCCATGCAGTCCGGGGACGGCGAACTGAAGCTCGGCGGGCTCGGCGCGCAACGGGACTTCGTCGACGTACGCGACGTGGCGCGCGCCGTGCACGCCGCCTCGCTGTCGGCCGCCCAGGGCGTGGTCAACATCGGCTCCGGCCGCGCGGTCCGGCTGCGCGACGCCGCCGCCACCCTCGCCCGGGTCGCCGGATACGGCGGCACCCTGCACGAACTGGACGGCCCCGCCCACCCGGTGCGCGGCCCCATCGGACACCCGCGCGGCGAGCAGGAGCAGCCCGGGCCCGTACACCCGTATCCGGACGGCTGCGGCAGCTGGCAGCAGGCCGATGTGCGTACCGCCCGCGACCGGCTCGGCTGGCGGCCCCGGATCCTCCTGGAGGAGTCGCTCGCCGACATCTGGATGGAGGCGGCATGCCGCATCTGA